In the genome of Lacerta agilis isolate rLacAgi1 chromosome 2, rLacAgi1.pri, whole genome shotgun sequence, one region contains:
- the ARHGEF37 gene encoding rho guanine nucleotide exchange factor 37 isoform X2 yields the protein MWPPQAQHLTIASKSIDVPGENKLFHTVMRADTAPNMANDSTDELTAEETPEAEHIYETVTRLDKTEQNQRLAVEELINTETSYVQNLQLCILDIRNHLQKKQLPEIDLEGLFSNIDDVLHISRRFLKGLEAAMNQEQEQLYRISTLFQELKEEMENAYKIYCGDYDQALLLLEIYRNEPRLQKEIVDTLTATVPHIGASDLSFFLVMPVQRVTKYPLLLQKILENTPVSDSAYGALQAAAAAMTDVNANINEYKRRKEVANKYNKPGYLTLRERLARLNPHSIAKKTTRLSRLFMQEAGIVPKTKDKEFDTLEEKFQDLSSAVADLKENVASFLSNTEAFLSYKPHENELGTEGGTIQQYCQLAGKLHSTVFAEFRRRLEHLVYLPLVNLSETLKGPQKLIKKRLDKQLDYEECEEKRNETGSVTYEEEAAMNTYLAMNSLLVSELPVFNQVALQWLEHILRTFVALLRDLAKQVLQEAEQEVAQLPHRHLPAPDFGKMVKDTLSQAEAQLCSYCKKFETVMPSSVAEPLSPAEEKKVHSLMSKHGPEKLYQVTSNTTSSKNMDLVLQRGQIVALLHDRDTKGNTNRWLVDSGGPRGYVSPGKLQPYHLVQNQKPRMQVSVPGGGGEQMHHPYNLPQAPSPALHFRTQALHVVAGYPFAARSSHEVSLHAGEPVTVLEPHDKKGCTEWSLVEVNGQKGYVPSSYLVTVPIPEPPGWGSPAWPYPAPQT from the exons aTGTGGCCTCCTCAGGCCCAGCATTTGACGATTGCTTCAAAATCAATAGATGTTCCAGGGGAAAACAAACTCTTCCATACTGTGATGAGAGCTGACACAG ctCCCAATATGGCAAATGACAGCACAGATGAACTGACAGCTGAGGAGACACCAGAGGCTGAACACATATATGAAACAGTGACACGCCTGGACAAAACCGAGCAGAACCAACGTCTGGCTGTGGAGGAGCTCATCAACACAGAGACCAGTTATGTACAGAACCTTCAGCTGTGCATTTTAGATATCCGTAATCACCTCCAGAAAAAGCAG CTACCTGAGATTGACCTGGAAGGACTTTTCTCCAATATAGATGATGTCCTGCACATCTCCAGACGTTTCCTGAAAGGACTTGAAGCTGCAATGAACCAGGAGCAGGAGCAGCTCTATCGTATCA GCACCTTATTCCAAGAGCTGAAAGAGGAGATGGAGAACGCCTATAAAATTTATTGTGGTGACTATGATCAAGCTCTTCTACTGCTGGAGATTTACAGGAACGAGCCAAGGCTGCAGAAAGAGATTGTGGATACCCTGACTGCCACAGT GCCTCACATTGGGGCTTCAGACCTGAGCTTCTTCCTGGTGATGCCAGTGCAACGGGTCACAAAATacccactgctgctgcagaagATATTGGAAAATACCCCAGTCAGTGACAGTGCCTATGGAGCTCTccaagctgcagctgctgctatgACAGACGTCAATGCCAATATCAATGAGTACAAAAGACGCAAGGAAGTAG CAAATAAATATAACAAGCCTGGGTACCTGACTCTGCGGGAACGCCTGGCTCGCCTCAACCCCCACTCCATTGCCAAGAAGACCACGCGACTGAGCCGCCTCTTTATGCAGGAGGCTGGGATTGTGCCTAAG ACAAAGGACAAGGAGTTTGACACACTGGAAGAAAAGTTCCAAGACTTGTCATCAGCTGTAGCCGATCTGAAGGAGAATGTGGCCTCTTTCCTGAGCAACACGGAG GCATTCCTCAGCTATAAACCACATGAGAATGAACTAGGAACAGAAGGAGGAACTATCCAACAATATTGCCAGCTTGCAGGAAAACTCCACAGCACTGTCTTTGCTGAGTTT AGGAGAAGACTGGAGCACCTGGTGTACCTTCCGCTGGTCAACTTGTCAGAGACTCTGAAAGGGCCTCAAAAACTGATCAAGAAGCGCTTGGACAAGCAGCTGGACTATGAGGAATGCGAGGAGAAGAGGAACGAGACAGGCAGTGTGACATATGAAGAGGAGGCTGCCATGAATACCTATCTCGCCATGAATTCGCTGCTTGTGTCTGAGCTCCCAGTGTTCAACCAGGTGGCCCTGCAGTGGCTGGAGCATATTCTGCGTACCTTTGTGGCCCTTTTGAGGGATCTGGCCAAGCAAGTTCTCCAAGAGGCAGAACAGGAGGTTGCCCAG CTACCACACAGACACCTCCCTGCACCTGATTTTGGGAAGATGGTGAAGGACACTTTAAGCCAGGCTGAAGCTCAGCTCTGCTCCTACTGCAAGAAATTTGAGACTGTTATGCCAAGCTCTGTTGCAGAG CCTCTTAGCCCTGCAGAGGAGAAGAAAGTCCATTCGCTCATGAGCAAACATGGCCCAGAAAAGCTGTATCAAGTGACAAGcaacaccaccagcagcaaaaaCATGGACTTGGTGTTGCAGAGGGGGCAGATTGTGGCTCTCTTGCATGACAGGGACACCAAGGGCAACACTAACCGATGGCTGGTGGATAGTGGAG GACCAAGAGGTTATGTATCACCTGGGAAACTCCAGCcatatcatctagtccaaaaccaaaaacccagaaTGCAGGTGTCAGtcccaggtggtggtggtgaacagATGCATCACCCTTACAACTTGCCCCAAGCTCCCAGCCCAGCACTTCATTTCAGGACACAGGCTTTACAC GTAGTTGCTGGTTATCCATTTGCAGCCAGGAGCAGTCATGAGGTCAGCTTGCATGCAGGTGAGCCAGTGACTGTGTTGGAACCTCATGACAAGAAAGGATGCACAGAGTGGAGCCTGGTGGAGGTGAATGGCCAGAAGGGCTATGTGCCTTCCAGCTACTTGGTGACGGTGCCTATCCCAGAACCACCTGGATGGGGATCACCTGCTTGGCCATATCCAGCGCCACAGACATAG